The Oceanicaulis sp. nucleotide sequence GATCCGGCCATCGTCGAGCGCGAGCGTGCGGTGTTCGCCGACCAGGCGCGCGCCTCTGGCAAGCCCGACAACATCATCGAGAAGATGGTCGAGGGCCGCCTGCGCAAGTTCTACGAGGAAGTGGTGCTGCTCAAGCAGGCCTTCGTGTTCGACCCCGACAAGTCGGTGGGCGATGCGATCAAGGCCGCCGAGAAGGACGCCGGCGCGTCGATCGAGCTCAGCGGCTTCGTCCGCATGGTGCTCGGCGAAGGCGTCGAACGGAAGGAAGAAGACTTCGCAGCCGAAGTGGCCGCTGCGGCCAAGGGCTGACATCTGTGACCGCGTCCGGGGCCCGGAACGCCGCTCGCGCGGCGTTTCGGGCTTCGCCGCGTCAAAACGCCGGAACGAGGACCTGACTTGTGAGCGAGGACAGCGCGCCGCGTAAAACGCCCGAGGGCCGCTTCAAGCGGATCCTGCTCAAGGTGTCCGGCGAAGCCTTGATGGGCGAGGAACCCTACGGCATCGACATGACCACCGCCGACCGGATCGCCGGTGAGATCGGCGAGGCGGTCGAGGCGGGCTACGAGCTTTGCCTGGTGATCGGCGGGGGCAACATCTTCCGCGGACTCAGCGCTGCGGCCAAGGGCATGGAACGCGCCGCGGCCGACTATATGGGCATGCTGGCCACCGTCATGAACGCGCTCGCCATGCAGACCGCGCTCGAACGGGTCGGGGTGAGCACGCGGGTGCAGTCCGCCATCCCCATGACCACGGTGTGCGAGCCCTATATTCGCCGCCGCGCCATCCGGCACATGGAAAAGGGCCGCGTGGTGATCTTCGCCGCGGGCACCGGCAATCCGTTCTTCACCACCGACACCGCCGCGGCGCTGCGCGCTGCGGAGATGGGGTGCGACGCGCTGTTCAAGGGCACGGGCGTGGACGGGGTCTATGACGCCGATCCGCGCAAACACCCTGAAGCCAAGCGCTTCGAGACCCTTGACTATATCGACGTTCTGGCGCGCGATC carries:
- the pyrH gene encoding UMP kinase; amino-acid sequence: MSEDSAPRKTPEGRFKRILLKVSGEALMGEEPYGIDMTTADRIAGEIGEAVEAGYELCLVIGGGNIFRGLSAAAKGMERAAADYMGMLATVMNALAMQTALERVGVSTRVQSAIPMTTVCEPYIRRRAIRHMEKGRVVIFAAGTGNPFFTTDTAAALRAAEMGCDALFKGTGVDGVYDADPRKHPEAKRFETLDYIDVLARDLKVMDASAVTLMRDNQIPIVVFNIREQGGLARVLAGQGTCTVVGG